A region from the Hylaeus volcanicus isolate JK05 chromosome 6, UHH_iyHylVolc1.0_haploid, whole genome shotgun sequence genome encodes:
- the LOC128878867 gene encoding importin subunit beta-1 isoform X2: MQMDSTTVQLIQVLERTVSSDKNELEAAQNFLEQAAQTNLHEFMQRLSEVLVTATASPLARMAAGLQLKNQLTSKDAQLKYQYQQRWLAIPAEIREFVKKNILVALGTENNRPSSAAQCVAYVAVAELPVGQWTDIIHLLVTYVENPNNTERMKEATLEAIGYICQEIESDVLVPQSNEILTAIIHGMKGSSTSDHVRLAATSALYNSLEFTKGNFEIGTERNFIMEVVCGATQSYNTQVKVAALQCLVKIMSLYYQYMEPYMAPALFPITLEAMKSNIDEVALQGIEFWSNVSDEEVDLSMEEGEASDGGRPPVKVSRHYAKGALQYLVPVLMKKLAKQEEFDDEDDWNPSKAAGVCLMLLSSCCEEAIVPYVLPFVKDNIRSADWRYRDAALMAFGSILSGLDPATVKPLVEQAMPTLIELMYDSSVAVRDTAAWTFGRICEIVPEAAINETYFKTLLEALINGLKAEPRVAANVCWAFTGLAEASYEAAAATTDDTQPPETYCMSQYFDFIIQILLETTDRRDGAQANLRYAAYEALMEMVKNSPRDCYVTVQKTTMVILERLQQVLQMETHIQTHSDRAEYNDLQSLLCATLQSVLRKVTPDDAPQISDVIMTALLSMFNSNSCKAEGVQEDALLAVSTLVEVLGEGFLKYMDAFKPYLCLGLKNHAEYQVCCATVGLTGDICRALKNKMLPYCDEIMTLLLENLGNNTVHRSVKPQIFSVFGDIALSIGPDFKKYLDVVLQTLAQASQANVDRNDYDMIDYLNELREGVLEAYTGIVQGLRGDVANPCPDAAVALVEPHVPFIIQFITTIAQDREHSEGNISASVGLLGDLVTVFGAKLLPIVETEPLTELLTKARRSRTQKTKTLASWAAKEIRKLKTAANSMSS; the protein is encoded by the exons ATGCAGATGGATTCAACGACGGTGCAACTGATCCAGGTTCTCGAGAGGACCGTCTCGTCAG ACAAAAATGAACTGGAAGCAGCTCAGAATTTTTTGGAGCAAGCAGCACAAACTAATCTC CATGAGTTCATGCAAAGACTCAGCGAAGTGCTGGTTACTGCCACTGCTAGTCCTCTTGCCCGTATGGCTGCGGGTCTTCAGCTCAAAAATCAACTTACGTCCAAAGATGCCCAATTGAAGTACCAATATCAGCAACGCTGGCTTGCAATTCCTGCAGAAATCAGGGAATTTGTcaagaaaaat ATTTTGGTAGCACTTGGGACAGAGAACAATAGGCCAAGTTCTGCAGCACAATGTGTTGCATACGTTGCAGTTGCTGAATTGCCTGTTGGTCAGTGGACCGATATTATTCATCTCCTAGTCACCTATGTTGAAAATCCCAACAACAcagaaagaatgaaagaagcAACGCTTGAAGCCATTGGTTACATTTGTCAAGAAATAGAGAGCGATGTTTTGGTACCTCAGTCTAATGAAATTCTCACAGCAATTATTCATGGCATGAAAGGTTCTAGTACTTCGGATCATGTTCGTCTTGCAGCTACAAGCGCTCTCTATAACTCTTTAGAATTTACcaaaggaaattttgaaataggG acggaaagaaatttcatcaTGGAAGTGGTTTGTGGAGCAACGCAGTCTTACAATACCCAAGTTAAAGTAGCTGCTTTACAGTGTCTTGTAAAAATTATGTCTTTATATTATCAATACATGGAGCCGTACATGGCTCCTGCGTTATTTCCTATAACCTTGGAAGCCATGAAGTCTAATATTGATGAAGTTGCACTGCAAGGAATTGAATTTTGGTCAAACGTATCAGACGAAGAAGTAGATTTGTCCATGGAAGAAGGGGAAGCTTCCGATGGAGGTCGGCCACCGGTTAAAGTATCGAGGCATTACGCGAAGGGAGCTTTGCAGTACCTAGTACCTGTATTGATGAAGAAACTCGCTAAACAAGAAGAATTCGACGACGAAGATGATTGGAATCCTTCTAAAGCAGCTGGAGTGTGTTTAATGTTACTGTCTTCTTGCTGCGAGGAAGCTATCGTTCCATATGTTCTTCCATTCGTAAAGGACAACATTAGGAGTGCCGATTGGAGGTATCGAGATGCTGCTTTGATGGCTTTCGGATCGATCCTTAGTGGTTTGGATCCTGCCACCGTGAAACCATTAGTAGAACAAGCTATGCCAACGCTCATCGAACTGATGTACGACAGTAGCGTCGCTGTGCGAGATACAGCTGCATGGACATTTGGTCGAATTTGTGAGATTGTACCTGAAGCAGCTATCAACGAAACATACTTTAAAACTTTGCTAGAAGCTTTGATAAACGGTTTGAAGGCAGAACCTCGTGTCGCAGCGAACGTTTGTTGGGCGTTTACCGGACTCGCGGAAGCCAGTTATGAGGCTGCAGCAGCGACTACCGACGATACACAGCCCCCAGAGACATATTGCATGTCTCaatatttcgatttcatcATTCAGATATTGTTAGAAACAACGGATCGTCGGGACGGCGCTCAAGCTAATTTGAGGTATGCTGCATACGAAGCTTTAATGGAAATGGTCAAGAACTCCCCGCGCGATTGTTATGTAACCGTACAGAAAACGACAATGGTAATCTTAGAGAGGTTGCAGCAGGTACTCCAAATGGAAACTCATATCCAAACTCATTCCGATCGAGCCGAATACAACGATCTGCAGTCGTTGCTATGTGCTACATTACAATCTGTATTGCGTAAAGTCACACCGGATGACGCTCCGCAAATATCAGACGTGATAATGACTGCGTTGTTATCCATGTTCAATTCGAACTCTTGCAAAGCTGAAGGCGTACAGGAGGACGCGCTCTTGGCTGTTTCGACTCTAGTCGAAGTATTAGGAGAAGGTTTTCTCAAGTACATGGATGCGTTCAAACCGTATCTCTGTCTCGGTTTGAAGAATCATGCAGAGTATCAAGTCTGTTGCGCAACTGTGGGCCTCACCGGCGATATTTGTCGAGCCTTAAAGAACAAGATGCTACCTTACTGCGATGAGATCATGACGCTTTTGCTCGAGAACCTTGGAAATAATACGGTTCATCGTTCCGTAAAACCTCAAATCTTCTCAGTTTTCGGTGACATCGCTCTAAGCATCGGGCCAGACttcaagaaatatttggaCGTGGTGTTGCAGACATTAGCACAGGCTTCTCAAGCGAATGTCGACAGGAACGATTACGATATGATCGATTACTTGAACGAGCTGCGCGAGGGTGTTCTCGAGGCTTACACCGGTATAGTGCAAGGCCTTCGCGGTGATGTTGCGAATCCTTGTCCAGACGCTGCGGTTGCTCTTGTGGAGCCACATGTACCCTTTATCATTCAGTTCATCACTACGATAGCTCAGGATCGTGAACATTCTGAAGGGAACATATCAGCCTCGGTGGGTCTACTCGGTGATTTAGTCACCGTCTTCGGGGCAAAACTGTTGCCAATAGTAGAGACTGAACCACTTACCGAGTTATTAACCAAGGCCAGACGATCGCGCACGCAGAAGACGAAAACCTTAGCGAGCTGGGCAGCCAAAGAGATTCGGAAGCTCAAGACTGCTGCTAACTCCATGTCCAGTTG A
- the LOC128878867 gene encoding importin subunit beta-1 isoform X1, giving the protein MQMDSTTVQLIQVLERTVSSDKNELEAAQNFLEQAAQTNLHEFMQRLSEVLVTATASPLARMAAGLQLKNQLTSKDAQLKYQYQQRWLAIPAEIREFVKKNILVALGTENNRPSSAAQCVAYVAVAELPVGQWTDIIHLLVTYVENPNNTERMKEATLEAIGYICQEIESDVLVPQSNEILTAIIHGMKGSSTSDHVRLAATSALYNSLEFTKGNFEIGTERNFIMEVVCGATQSYNTQVKVAALQCLVKIMSLYYQYMEPYMAPALFPITLEAMKSNIDEVALQGIEFWSNVSDEEVDLSMEEGEASDGGRPPVKVSRHYAKGALQYLVPVLMKKLAKQEEFDDEDDWNPSKAAGVCLMLLSSCCEEAIVPYVLPFVKDNIRSADWRYRDAALMAFGSILSGLDPATVKPLVEQAMPTLIELMYDSSVAVRDTAAWTFGRICEIVPEAAINETYFKTLLEALINGLKAEPRVAANVCWAFTGLAEASYEAAAATTDDTQPPETYCMSQYFDFIIQILLETTDRRDGAQANLRYAAYEALMEMVKNSPRDCYVTVQKTTMVILERLQQVLQMETHIQTHSDRAEYNDLQSLLCATLQSVLRKVTPDDAPQISDVIMTALLSMFNSNSCKAEGVQEDALLAVSTLVEVLGEGFLKYMDAFKPYLCLGLKNHAEYQVCCATVGLTGDICRALKNKMLPYCDEIMTLLLENLGNNTVHRSVKPQIFSVFGDIALSIGPDFKKYLDVVLQTLAQASQANVDRNDYDMIDYLNELREGVLEAYTGIVQGLRGDVANPCPDAAVALVEPHVPFIIQFITTIAQDREHSEGNISASVGLLGDLVTVFGAKLLPIVETEPLTELLTKARRSRTQKTKTLASWAAKEIRKLKTAANSMSSW; this is encoded by the exons ATGCAGATGGATTCAACGACGGTGCAACTGATCCAGGTTCTCGAGAGGACCGTCTCGTCAG ACAAAAATGAACTGGAAGCAGCTCAGAATTTTTTGGAGCAAGCAGCACAAACTAATCTC CATGAGTTCATGCAAAGACTCAGCGAAGTGCTGGTTACTGCCACTGCTAGTCCTCTTGCCCGTATGGCTGCGGGTCTTCAGCTCAAAAATCAACTTACGTCCAAAGATGCCCAATTGAAGTACCAATATCAGCAACGCTGGCTTGCAATTCCTGCAGAAATCAGGGAATTTGTcaagaaaaat ATTTTGGTAGCACTTGGGACAGAGAACAATAGGCCAAGTTCTGCAGCACAATGTGTTGCATACGTTGCAGTTGCTGAATTGCCTGTTGGTCAGTGGACCGATATTATTCATCTCCTAGTCACCTATGTTGAAAATCCCAACAACAcagaaagaatgaaagaagcAACGCTTGAAGCCATTGGTTACATTTGTCAAGAAATAGAGAGCGATGTTTTGGTACCTCAGTCTAATGAAATTCTCACAGCAATTATTCATGGCATGAAAGGTTCTAGTACTTCGGATCATGTTCGTCTTGCAGCTACAAGCGCTCTCTATAACTCTTTAGAATTTACcaaaggaaattttgaaataggG acggaaagaaatttcatcaTGGAAGTGGTTTGTGGAGCAACGCAGTCTTACAATACCCAAGTTAAAGTAGCTGCTTTACAGTGTCTTGTAAAAATTATGTCTTTATATTATCAATACATGGAGCCGTACATGGCTCCTGCGTTATTTCCTATAACCTTGGAAGCCATGAAGTCTAATATTGATGAAGTTGCACTGCAAGGAATTGAATTTTGGTCAAACGTATCAGACGAAGAAGTAGATTTGTCCATGGAAGAAGGGGAAGCTTCCGATGGAGGTCGGCCACCGGTTAAAGTATCGAGGCATTACGCGAAGGGAGCTTTGCAGTACCTAGTACCTGTATTGATGAAGAAACTCGCTAAACAAGAAGAATTCGACGACGAAGATGATTGGAATCCTTCTAAAGCAGCTGGAGTGTGTTTAATGTTACTGTCTTCTTGCTGCGAGGAAGCTATCGTTCCATATGTTCTTCCATTCGTAAAGGACAACATTAGGAGTGCCGATTGGAGGTATCGAGATGCTGCTTTGATGGCTTTCGGATCGATCCTTAGTGGTTTGGATCCTGCCACCGTGAAACCATTAGTAGAACAAGCTATGCCAACGCTCATCGAACTGATGTACGACAGTAGCGTCGCTGTGCGAGATACAGCTGCATGGACATTTGGTCGAATTTGTGAGATTGTACCTGAAGCAGCTATCAACGAAACATACTTTAAAACTTTGCTAGAAGCTTTGATAAACGGTTTGAAGGCAGAACCTCGTGTCGCAGCGAACGTTTGTTGGGCGTTTACCGGACTCGCGGAAGCCAGTTATGAGGCTGCAGCAGCGACTACCGACGATACACAGCCCCCAGAGACATATTGCATGTCTCaatatttcgatttcatcATTCAGATATTGTTAGAAACAACGGATCGTCGGGACGGCGCTCAAGCTAATTTGAGGTATGCTGCATACGAAGCTTTAATGGAAATGGTCAAGAACTCCCCGCGCGATTGTTATGTAACCGTACAGAAAACGACAATGGTAATCTTAGAGAGGTTGCAGCAGGTACTCCAAATGGAAACTCATATCCAAACTCATTCCGATCGAGCCGAATACAACGATCTGCAGTCGTTGCTATGTGCTACATTACAATCTGTATTGCGTAAAGTCACACCGGATGACGCTCCGCAAATATCAGACGTGATAATGACTGCGTTGTTATCCATGTTCAATTCGAACTCTTGCAAAGCTGAAGGCGTACAGGAGGACGCGCTCTTGGCTGTTTCGACTCTAGTCGAAGTATTAGGAGAAGGTTTTCTCAAGTACATGGATGCGTTCAAACCGTATCTCTGTCTCGGTTTGAAGAATCATGCAGAGTATCAAGTCTGTTGCGCAACTGTGGGCCTCACCGGCGATATTTGTCGAGCCTTAAAGAACAAGATGCTACCTTACTGCGATGAGATCATGACGCTTTTGCTCGAGAACCTTGGAAATAATACGGTTCATCGTTCCGTAAAACCTCAAATCTTCTCAGTTTTCGGTGACATCGCTCTAAGCATCGGGCCAGACttcaagaaatatttggaCGTGGTGTTGCAGACATTAGCACAGGCTTCTCAAGCGAATGTCGACAGGAACGATTACGATATGATCGATTACTTGAACGAGCTGCGCGAGGGTGTTCTCGAGGCTTACACCGGTATAGTGCAAGGCCTTCGCGGTGATGTTGCGAATCCTTGTCCAGACGCTGCGGTTGCTCTTGTGGAGCCACATGTACCCTTTATCATTCAGTTCATCACTACGATAGCTCAGGATCGTGAACATTCTGAAGGGAACATATCAGCCTCGGTGGGTCTACTCGGTGATTTAGTCACCGTCTTCGGGGCAAAACTGTTGCCAATAGTAGAGACTGAACCACTTACCGAGTTATTAACCAAGGCCAGACGATCGCGCACGCAGAAGACGAAAACCTTAGCGAGCTGGGCAGCCAAAGAGATTCGGAAGCTCAAGACTGCTGCTAACTCCATGTCCAGTTGGTGA